A genome region from Leptodactylus fuscus isolate aLepFus1 chromosome 6, aLepFus1.hap2, whole genome shotgun sequence includes the following:
- the LDLRAD2 gene encoding low-density lipoprotein receptor class A domain-containing protein 2: MRTLLPLFLLMMITPPAFSLETVTMVDFCGQTIRADGMIVNSHGDSRKYYYVSVGTDCRLTMQAAALKDKVQFQFRFFLVYSLLRMSHAQTPDPGLNGSARASLFQNTTSPPGTQSDPCNAGSYVQFYDGKDHYSEPLGFPLCGKTIPRPVLSTGNYLTLRLVTRGQQPRVDFVGDFTSFRIGFNTSECRSEPYFPCNNGKCIPSSLVCDEQNIDNCGDGSDQATGPPANCVSVPVYRRGGSREPEEGQLRPKTFAPLKLYQ; the protein is encoded by the exons ATGAGGACACTGCTGCCATTATTTTTGCTGATGATGATTACACCACCAGCCTTTTCCCTAGAAACAG TCACTATGGTGGACTTTTGTGGCCAGACAATCAGAGCCGATGGGATGATCGTCAATTCACACGGTGACTCCAGGAAGTATTACTACGTGTCTGTGGGCACCGACTGTCGCTTAACCATGCAAGCCGCAGCTCTGAAGGACAAGGTCCAGTTCCAGTTCCGCTTCTTTCTGGTTTACAGTCTCCTGCGTATGTCCCATGCTCAGACTCCTGACCCTGGATTAAATGGCAGTGCACGTGCTTCACTCTTCCAGAACACCACAAGTCCCCCAGGAACCCAAAGTGACCCCTGCAATGCTGGTTCATATGTCCAGTTCTACGATGGGAAAGACCATTATTCAGAACCCTTGGGCTTTCCACTTTGTGGCAAAACAATCCCAAGACCAGTCCTGTCCACAGGAAACTATCTAACTCTCCGCCTGGTCACTCGAGGACAGCAGCCCAGAGTCGATTTTGTTGGAGATTTCACTTCATTTCGAATAG GCTTCAACACATCAGAGTGCAGGTCGGAGCCATATTTCCCATGCAACAATGGAAAATGTATCCCATCCAGCCTAGTTTGTGATGAACAGAACATTGACAACTGTGGTGATGGCAGCGATCAGGCCACTGGGCCTCCAGCCAACTGTGTTAGTGTTCCTGTGTACAGAAGAGGCGGCAGCCGAG agcctgaggaaggtcaactcagaccgaaaacgtttgctccactAAAGCTCTACCAATAA